One stretch of Campylobacter sp. CCS1377 DNA includes these proteins:
- the panD gene encoding aspartate 1-decarboxylase — protein MQVTMLRAKIHRATVKEARLDYVGSITIDEALLEKSGILEYEKVQIVNVNTGDRFETYTIAGERNSGMICLNGAAARLAQINDKVIIMAYANVDIKEAKNHKPCVVFVDDDNQSTQISHYEKHGTLA, from the coding sequence ATGCAAGTAACCATGCTAAGAGCCAAAATTCACAGAGCCACAGTAAAAGAGGCACGTTTGGATTATGTAGGAAGCATTACCATTGATGAGGCTTTGCTTGAAAAAAGCGGAATTTTAGAGTATGAAAAAGTTCAAATCGTAAATGTCAATACAGGCGATCGTTTCGAAACCTACACCATAGCCGGAGAAAGAAATAGCGGTATGATATGTTTAAATGGCGCAGCTGCAAGACTTGCGCAAATTAATGATAAAGTCATTATTATGGCTTATGCAAATGTCGATATTAAGGAGGCTAAAAATCACAAACCTTGCGTGGTTTTTGTAGATGATGATAATCAAAGCACGCAAATTTCTCATTATGAAAA